Sequence from the Seonamhaeicola sp. ML3 genome:
GTTCTATCGCAATACAAATTTGATAGTAGTATTGTGTATGTGGGTTTATCGGGCGAAGAACAGGGCCTTTTTGGTGGTGCTGGACTGGCCAATTATGCTAAAAAGAATGACTGGGAGATTATTGGTGTATTAAATAATGACATGATTGGCAATATTAAAGGAGTAGATGGTGTAATCGATAATCGTACTTTTCGAATTTTTTCAGAACCTGTCCCCCATACCGAGACTGAACGCCAAAGAAAATTAAGAAGGTATTATGGCGGTGAAGTAGATGGGATTTCTCGCCAATTAGCGCGATATATCTACAAAACTACTAGAACCTATATGCCAGAAATGAACCCAATGATGGTGTATCGATTAGACCGTTTTGGCCGTGGCGGACATCACCGTCCGTTCAACGATTTAGGATTTGCTGGTGTTCGTATCATGGAGGCTCATGAAAATTATAACCAACAGCATCAGGATATAAGGGAAGAAAATGGTATTGCGTATGGAGACGTTATTGAACACGTTAACTTCGATTATGTGAAAAAACTAACTGCTGTAAATGCCATCAACCTTGCAAGCCTCGCCTGGGCACCTCCAGCTCCAAAAGAAGTCTCTATTGGAGGGGTTGTTGAAGCATCTGCTCGTTTTATATGGCAGAAAGTAGACCATGCAAAAGGATATAAAATATATTGGAGAGATACTACTTCCCCAACATGGGACAATAGCCGTTATGTAGAAGGTCTTTTAGGTACTACACTAGATGGTATTGTTATTGATAATTATTTCTTTGGTGTTGCAGCAGTTGGAGATAATGGCTTCGAGAGCCCAGTAGTTTTTCCTAATAAAATAATGATTCGATAATATGTCAAGGAGCTTCTTATTCATTTTACTAACAGTTATGTTAAGTTGCTCTAAACCTCCTAATAATAAGGGCAACGTATCATTTTTTGAACTTAACGATACCACAAAAGTTATATACGAGAACAAGTTACCATGTCCTGTTTTCACTAAAATAACTAACTTAAAAAATGGTAAATCTAATTTTATTCAATCAAAACCTAACGAAACTTCACTAATAATGCAGTTTAACACAAGTAAAAAGGACTCCTCGTTAATATTGGAAACCTATAAGTTTAGCCACTATTATGGTTACCATGAAAAGGGTAAACAAGGTTACGATACACTTCACAACTATGCTTTACCTTTTCCAAAAGGAAAACGTTATAAAATTATTCAAGGTTATAATGGTAGCTTTACACATAATACAGATTTTTCAAGATACACTATAGACTTCAATTTAAAAATAGGAGATACTATTACGGCGTCACGTTCTGGTATTGTAATAAAAGTTATCGATACACATAACAAACAGGGCACTACTAAAAAATATAAGCCTTATGGTAATTTTATCATGATATATCACAACGATAATACATTTGCCCAGTATGTGCATTTAAAGCAACATGGAGCCTTGGTAAAGAAAGGAGATTCTATATCGATAAACCAACCCATTGGAATTTCAGGGTTTACAGGTTTAACCACCACACCACATTTACATTTCGGTGTTTTTAAACCTACAACCAACGGTTTTAAATCCATACCTATTATCTTGGATTCAATCTCAGGAAGAAAATACACAAAAAATAAAATCGCAGTAAATGATTAATCACAAATTTATATTCATTGTTTTAATAGCTCTTATCACAATACAATCTAATTCTCAAAATATTTTGAAAGAAAAGACCAAATTTACAAGGCAAGATACTCTGAGAGGCAGCATAACACCAGAACGCGAATGGTGGGATTTAACCTATTACCATTTAGATATTAAAGTTGAACCAGATAAAAAGTTTATTTCTGGAAAAAATACAATTCAGTATAAAGTATTGAAGACAGACTCGATTATGCAAATAGATTTACAACCGCCTATGGTTATATTAAAAGTGCTTCAAAACGGTGAAGAACTCGCGGTGAATCACGATGGAAACGCTCATTTTATCCACTTAAAAAAGAAACAAATTGTTGATGAAATTGAACATATTGAAGTCTACTATGAAGGGCTCCCTAAAGAAGCCGTTAGAGCGCCTTGGGATGGCGGGATTTCTTGGAAAAAAGATAACAATGGGAATCATTTTATTGCATCATCTTGTCAAGGTTTGGGCGCAAGTGTTTGGTGGCCCTGTAAAGACCATATGTACGACGAAGTAGATGGTATGAAAATTAGCGTAAATGTACCAGATGATTTAATTAATGTTTCTAATGGAAGATTACGACTTGTAGAGCGTATTGGCAATACAAAAACATACCATTGGGTTGTAAAAAACCCCATCAACAATTATGGTGTAAATATCAATATCGGCGATTATGTAAACTTCTCTGAGGTTTATGATGGAATGGCCG
This genomic interval carries:
- a CDS encoding M28 family peptidase, which encodes MKYFIVFLLLTISPTIKSQNKTVLYDIIDAISANRIQNDIQTLVDFGTRNTFSDTLSTSRGIGAARRWIKKEFETISADCDNCLEVFFQKDFVTKKGNTRVPHDTWVVNVVAIQRGTKYPNRYVIMSGDIDSRASDTMDFTTDAPGANDNASGMAGTLEAARVLSQYKFDSSIVYVGLSGEEQGLFGGAGLANYAKKNDWEIIGVLNNDMIGNIKGVDGVIDNRTFRIFSEPVPHTETERQRKLRRYYGGEVDGISRQLARYIYKTTRTYMPEMNPMMVYRLDRFGRGGHHRPFNDLGFAGVRIMEAHENYNQQHQDIREENGIAYGDVIEHVNFDYVKKLTAVNAINLASLAWAPPAPKEVSIGGVVEASARFIWQKVDHAKGYKIYWRDTTSPTWDNSRYVEGLLGTTLDGIVIDNYFFGVAAVGDNGFESPVVFPNKIMIR
- a CDS encoding M23 family metallopeptidase, with product MSRSFLFILLTVMLSCSKPPNNKGNVSFFELNDTTKVIYENKLPCPVFTKITNLKNGKSNFIQSKPNETSLIMQFNTSKKDSSLILETYKFSHYYGYHEKGKQGYDTLHNYALPFPKGKRYKIIQGYNGSFTHNTDFSRYTIDFNLKIGDTITASRSGIVIKVIDTHNKQGTTKKYKPYGNFIMIYHNDNTFAQYVHLKQHGALVKKGDSISINQPIGISGFTGLTTTPHLHFGVFKPTTNGFKSIPIILDSISGRKYTKNKIAVND